The following proteins are co-located in the Triticum aestivum cultivar Chinese Spring chromosome 1A, IWGSC CS RefSeq v2.1, whole genome shotgun sequence genome:
- the LOC123187882 gene encoding protein trichome birefringence-like 10, giving the protein MVGSPTKRRAMRRPLEKAGVVGLAVLVTATAALLLLLLVRTASLRYTAAVDYALASPRKLWSGGVSIAAEASPSPSPEKGHGAGAAAMAAVEEEECDLFDGSWVWDDSYPLYDSKDCPFLDGGFRCSENGRPDTSYVKWRWQPSRCDLPRFDAKFMLEKLRNRRVVFVGDSIGRNQWESLLCMLSSVVPNKKSIYEINGSPITKHTGFLIFKFSDYNCTVEYYRSPFIALHGRAPAGASKVVKYTIKVDAMDWMSDRGKWSNADILIFNTGHWWNYEKTIRGGAYFQEGSKVKMKMTVIDAYQKSIQTLFNWVHKKVNTSKTQVIFRTYAPVHFRGGDWKSGGSCHLETLPDATPFKSLEQWADKLEPVHNVLGSSTKPKMPGLAILNVTQMTAQRKDGHLSVYISPSGPVPLRRQDCSHWCLPGVPDTWNELVYAVFMKRQTMVDQNVSLAASRTLNTS; this is encoded by the exons ATGGTGGGGTCGCCGACGAAGCGGCGGGCGATGAGGAGGCCGCTGGAGAAGGCCGGGGTGGTGGGGCTCGCCGTCCTGGTCACGGCGACcgccgcgctgctgctgctgctgctcgtccGCACCGCGTCGCTCCGCTACACCGCCGCCGTCGACTACGCGCTCGCGTCCCCCAGGAAGCTCTGGAGCGGCGGGGTCTCCATCGCGGCCGAGGCGTCGCCTTCGCCGTCCCCGGAGAAGGGGCACGGGGCCggtgcggcggcgatggcggcagtggaggaggaggagtgcgacctGTTCGACGGGAGCTGGGTGTGGGACGACAGCTACCCGCTCTACGACTCCAAGGACTGCCCCTTCTTGGACGGTGGGTTCCGGTGCTCCGAGAAcggccggccggacacgtcctATGTCAAATGGCGGTGGCAGCCGTCGCGCTGCGATCTACCCag ATTTGATGCCAAGTTTATGCTCGAGAAGCTACGGAATAGAAGAGTAGTATTCGTTGGTGATTCAATTGGAAGGAATCAATGGGAGTCTCTGCTTTGTATGCTCTCTAGTGTTGTTCCCAACAAGAAGTCCATCTATGAAATTAATGGAAGTCCCATCACAAAGCACACGGGTTTCTTGATTTTCAAGTTTAGCGACTACAATTGCACAGTGGAGTATTACAGATCTCCTTTTATAGCCCTTCATGGCCGTGCACCAGCCGGAGCCTCTAAGGTTGTTAAGTACACAATTAAGGTGGATGCCATGGATTGGATGTCAGACCGTGGTAAGTGGAGCAATGCTGATATTTTGATCTTTAACACAGGGCATTGGTGGAACTACGAGAAAACAATTAGAGG GGGCGCCTATTTTCAAGAAGGCAGtaaggtgaagatgaagatgactgtTATTGATGCATACCAAAAATCAATACAAACACTCTTCAATTGGGTTCACAAAAAAGTTAACACAAGCAAGACCCAGGTCATCTTCCGTACTTATGCTCCTGTGCACTTCAG AGGCGGCGACTGGAAGAGTGGAGGGAGTTGCCACTTGGAAACTCTTCCTGATGCGACACCGTTTAAATCGCTGGAGCAATGGGCGGACAAGCTTGAGCCTGTCCATAATGTTCTTGGGAGCAGCACAAAACCCAAGATGCCTGGATTAGCTATACTGAACGTGACACAGATGACGGCACAGCGAAAAGATGGTCACTTGTCAGTGTACATCAGCCCTTCGGGGCCTGTCCCCCTGCGTAGACAGGATTGCAGCCATTGGTGCTTGCCTGGAGTTCCTGATACCTGGAACGAGCTTGTGTACGCCGTCTTCATGAAAAGGCAAACGATGGTGGACCAAAATGTTTCCCTTGCTGCTTCCAGAACGCTGAACACAAGTTGA